In Pseudobdellovibrionaceae bacterium, the following proteins share a genomic window:
- a CDS encoding glycosyltransferase family 9 protein: MSLQPKSPHKILIIRFSSLGDIIQCLTAADHLAARFPGAPIHWVTRSDFAELVATHPQLQKTWSLDRKGGLSALLRLAQELRRQNFTHLYDAHSNVRSHILSWILRFPGPGRIPHFLRRGKSRLKRWLLFRLGWKLLPWPYHGAQSFVWPLGPWGIKWDTKHSHGLNLTDLKPDTRQLLKWPASECLLLAPSAAWEMKRWPVDYWQTLIAHLPQAKFMILGGPQDHFLDEIQKVAPERVQNLAGLLSWNESARLVSECGGLVSGDTGLLHLGDYLGRPTWALIGPTAFGFPSWPNSHTFEVDLPCRPCTKDGRGECRIKEVRKCLIDIKPESVASELNQQLKLQV, translated from the coding sequence ATGAGCCTACAGCCCAAGAGTCCTCACAAGATTTTGATCATCCGCTTTTCAAGCCTTGGAGACATCATTCAATGCCTGACGGCTGCTGATCACTTGGCGGCACGCTTCCCTGGCGCCCCCATTCACTGGGTAACCCGCAGTGATTTTGCCGAATTGGTCGCCACTCACCCACAGCTGCAGAAAACCTGGTCTCTGGATCGCAAAGGCGGATTGTCGGCCCTGCTGCGGCTGGCTCAAGAGCTGCGCCGGCAGAATTTCACTCACCTATATGATGCTCACTCCAATGTCCGCAGCCATATTCTCAGTTGGATTTTGCGCTTTCCGGGCCCAGGCCGCATTCCCCATTTTTTGCGGCGAGGGAAGAGCCGCCTGAAGCGATGGCTGCTTTTTCGCCTCGGCTGGAAGCTGCTTCCCTGGCCCTACCATGGGGCTCAATCCTTTGTGTGGCCACTTGGCCCATGGGGCATTAAATGGGACACAAAGCACTCCCATGGCCTGAATCTTACTGATCTCAAGCCAGACACTCGACAACTTCTCAAATGGCCTGCTAGCGAATGCCTTTTGCTGGCTCCCAGTGCTGCGTGGGAGATGAAGCGCTGGCCGGTGGATTACTGGCAGACTCTGATCGCGCACCTTCCTCAAGCGAAGTTCATGATTCTGGGAGGCCCCCAGGATCATTTCCTGGATGAAATTCAGAAGGTTGCCCCCGAGAGAGTTCAGAATCTGGCGGGCCTCCTAAGCTGGAATGAATCCGCCCGCCTGGTGAGTGAATGTGGGGGCCTTGTAAGTGGAGACACGGGCCTCCTTCATCTGGGGGATTACCTGGGCCGCCCCACTTGGGCATTGATCGGCCCCACCGCCTTTGGTTTTCCCAGCTGGCCCAACAGCCACACCTTTGAGGTGGACCTCCCCTGTCGCCCCTGCACCAAGGATGGCCGGGGCGAATGTCGCATCAAAGAAGTCAGAAAATGCCTGATTGACATCAAACCCGAATCGGTTGCAAGTGAACTCAATCAACAATTAAAGCTTCAGGTATAA